The region GGCTGGTGGACGAACCCATGGCGTATGCTGCTGAGTGCCTTGGCATACACGATCACCCAGGCGCTCAGAGAGATTGGCTTATCCGGAACCGAGCTTTGCTGTGCCCAGTGCTCCACCATCCGTAGCAAGTTGATCAAGGTGGGAGCGGTCATCGTGCGCAACAGCCGTCGCATTCATCTGAGTCTGAGTAGCGGCTATCCCTTACAGAGCCTATGGCTCCGAATCGCTGACAACTTGAATATAAGACCTGGGTAGTCAGCCAGTGCTAAGATCAACATGGCGCGCCCAAGCAGAAGCGGGAAACATGGAATGGGGGAAAGGGGGCAATGTGTCCAGCGGTCGCCAAAAATCGTGGAAAATCATGAAACCAAGCAAAGAAGCCCGGCAGGAAGACATTTTTATTGTCAACACTGGACTGTCGACATGTTCATGCAAAATCCGGGCTAGGGCAAAATATATATATTTGTTTCAGTACAGCAAGCTGACCACTGGACGTGCCCCTTATTAGGTTCCAATAAAGAACTCAAGGGTGTGGACTTGTTCACAGTAGTAGGCCATGATTCCAGGAGGTAAAATTCATCAAATTTGTTGAATGGGTGTAATATATAATCTGGAACTGCTGCACCTGGTAGATAACTTCTCGCCCCTATCACCTCTTCCCCAAATTCCTCGAAGGTTATTTCTCTTCCAGTTTAAATATAATTACCTAACTTAAATGTAATGGGTTTTCCATGTTCTGCCCAGACCGTAAAAGTGGTGCCTTCTGGGATAATGGTTATGTCCGTAAAACTAGTTCCAGTAGATAATTGTGAATAAACTTCTAAGCTGCCGTGACCGCTTAAAACTTCGGGATTGTGGATATAACCTTGAAGTAGATATCTAAACAGAGCTGGCACGGGTAACGAATAGAATCCGTATGACCGACCGGATCGAGTGGCATGAGGTGGGGCCTTTTGGGGTATCCTAGGGGCTCCAACATGAACTATCTGCCCGGGAATACGCGTCGTTGTTGGGTTGTATTGCCGGGGAGCGAGAATAGCTGGGGAATCGGCGAAAGTTGTTAAGACATCAGCTAGTTGAACAGAGGCTTCAGCGTGAATGAGTCTTTTTTGTGCGGCGTGAATGCGGGCGTTACTATCACTTGAGTAATACGCACTACGCAAATCGCCGACTGCCTTGAACTCTTCTCGGTTTTGTACTTGGGGTCCATACGCCTCAACCTGCATAACGCGGTTGATCTCAATTTGGCTATTTATGCCCTCGATAGCTCCCCAGGTCCCGAGAGCAGATCCGCCAATAAAGGCTCCAGCCATAAACGGCGGGACGATAGCCAGGTTTCCGCTGGGATCTATATTGTTCACTGGGTCGCCTTCGACATAGGCGTAGCGGTTGCGTGATAAGGGCCGGTGAGCGTGTCCGGGGAAGTCATCGCGCTGCATCCAGCGCCTGAGCTTGGGATTGTAATGCCGTGCGCGTACCCAGAGGAGACCATCGGCGGTTCCCATGCGTTCCCCGTTGTAGCCGAGTGTGGTCCATCCATTGCCTTCTTGATAACGGATGTTGCCGTAGGCGTCATATTCGCGTCGTAGGGTGAGTTCCCCATCATTGTTGATGAGCGCGATGATGGAGCCCTGGTGATCGACTTGTGGGAAACTGAGCTCTTCAGATGCGATCTGGCCGAACTGCTCGCCGGCGTAGTGAATGACCTTTTGGGAGCTCAATCCGAGCGGCCCACAGGCATACATAATGGTACGCCGTTCGATGATTTGCTCGGGAAGTAATTCCTTCTCAGCCAAGGCGTGCTGATAAGTGAAGCGTTCCTCGCCAACGACGCGTGGGTATTGGGCAAGTTCGTCGACGATGAGGTGGCTGACGATGGTGGTGAAACCGGAGGCCTCATTCCCATAGTGCACGGTCTCCTTGGCGAGAAGGCCTGCGGCGTCGTAGGCGTATTCCGTCTCAGCAAAGCCAGATGTGCGTATGAGCCGACCAGCTGCATCGTATTGGACAGTGATTTGTTCGAAGTTACTGACACTTGCTGCCGTCAGCATTGCGCCTATGCCATTCAATAATAAAATGATTAATTGTGAAAAAGGTATTTTGAAAAAATTCATTTGGATCTGTAACTAATAAGTTATTTGAAACTGAAACGTGTGGATATAAAAATTATAGGTTATAGTATCACCCTCCAGATTGAGTTCTCTTATATTTTAAGTTTAATTATACGAATTTAGATGTGAAAAATACAAGGTCTCTCCAATTCATCGGTAAATAGATTGGAAATGCCGGGTGTCTAGTTCATATCTGTTACTATAATTTCGTTTAGACTGATAACTAAAATACTGCATCTACCTCTTATTTCATTAGCGATACAGGATTGGGCTATCGAGTCTTTATGTGAGACTGGTATGAATGCATTTGATAGCTTTGGATCGATCCTTGGCCCGTTACAATTAGGGACGTCTGTCGTCAGAGCTAACATAGGGACAACGTTATCGTGGGTAACATTCTCAAATTTGAGGAAGAGTTGAGCACTTCCTAGAAAAATAACGATCTAAATATTAGTTTTATGAATCCGTCAACTCTCTCCTGAAAATACAGCTAAATTTTTTATAAACAGTTTGCCGGGTGCGACTGAAGGGTCGCCTACAATCACGATGCAACAAGCCAACTCGGTGAGCTGATGCATTTTTATCGGGCAAAGTCAAAGGTTGCTTACGGCGAGCACTACTGTCCAACCTAGGATAACCTCTGATTGTGCCATAGATCGGGGCAACGGAGGAGCATGCGGTTCGCTTCCGTCGCTTTGGCTAGTAATCTAATCTACCCGAATCCGCGTTCGAATCATCTTCCTCGCTTGAAAGAGCCTGTAGACGATGAATAGCGAGACGAAACTATGGACCAAAAGGGAAAACTTAAATGCGTAGGGAATCGCCCGTGCGATGCTGCTAAGGTCGAGTTGGCCAATCCCGAGTTCGGTGAAGCTAAAGGCAATGGGTAGGGTCAGGGGACACAGGGCGGTAATCCAAACCGAGAGCGTGGCCTGGTCTAAAATGCCGCTGATGAGGCCAGTGAGTAGAGGAACGACTACCGCTATGATGCCCGCAAATAAGAGAGCAATGCGTCCTTGCCATTCGAGCAGCGACTGAAATCCCACGCCGACCACGAGCAGAATCAGCCATACATAGAGGAAGTGTTTGAGCTCGGCATGGTGACCCGGGAACCAGGGGGACTCTACCAACCCCTTCAAGAAGAGGAACCAGCCCGCTGCTCCGAGTGTGCAGAGCGCAAGGGTTGCGGGCAGGGCGCTACTGGCTTTGTCATTCCAATTTAGGCGTGAATAGCCAAATTTTCGGGCGCGTTGCCAGCCGCGTATCTGCTTGTTACGGTCGGGGGTGATGATGTTTACGATCAGCATGATCAACACGAATGTGACCAGGCCGTAAAATCCGCACACTGCAGCGACTTCGATCCAGTCGGGATTCCATACCTGACCTCCGGTCATTTGCTGGCTAAAGCCGACGCTGGGAAAGATTTCACCAGTCGGAATTGCAGGTAGGGCGTTGCCCAGGATGAGGAACTGTATCCAGCCAAAGAAGAGGACGGCCCAGCCCTTGCCGAGTAAGCCCATATCTTGTCGATGCCAGAATCGGCAGAGCATAACAAAAAAGGTGAGTATGAGTCCGGCCTGGGAAATAAGGATAAATACGAAGGATGGAAATTTGAGTCCGAAAAAGCTGACGCTTGGATTCAGGCTTTGGATTATCTGGACGACACTCCCTGTCTCCCGAGGTAAGAAATAGGACCAGGACTCCTCCAAGACCGGTCGGATGGTAAGGTAGCGGAAGACGTTGATGCCAAATTTCGAGACTTCTGGAATGATCGTGTAGAGGCAAAACACGATCGCCATAGAGGATAGAAAGGCCCAGCGACGGTTCTTGATGACCGTCCCAGCCAACACGCCTGTCATGTGGTATAGGAGGGTGGAACAAAAGAAGGTGATGTAGAACGGGAGCCAAATGCTGAGCGCAATTTCTCCGCGAAAAATAGCATATGCGGTGAAGGGCAGGGTCATGGCCGTCAGAGCATACTCTTTGACCGGCATACCGAAAAGATAGCCCACCACTTTCTTGGGTGGCGATAGGGACAAAATGCGCTGGTAGTCAATGACGCCCTCATCCCTTTCTCGCGTCATCCCGCCGGAAACGTTGGCCATGCCGAGAACAAACATAATGAACATCTGAAGGAAGAATAGAACCAAGAACGCCAGACGATAGGCTTCAACCTCAGTCATTTGATCGAATCGCATCGAAA is a window of Opitutales bacterium DNA encoding:
- a CDS encoding RHS repeat-associated core domain-containing protein, with the protein product MLTAASVSNFEQITVQYDAAGRLIRTSGFAETEYAYDAAGLLAKETVHYGNEASGFTTIVSHLIVDELAQYPRVVGEERFTYQHALAEKELLPEQIIERRTIMYACGPLGLSSQKVIHYAGEQFGQIASEELSFPQVDHQGSIIALINNDGELTLRREYDAYGNIRYQEGNGWTTLGYNGERMGTADGLLWVRARHYNPKLRRWMQRDDFPGHAHRPLSRNRYAYVEGDPVNNIDPSGNLAIVPPFMAGAFIGGSALGTWGAIEGINSQIEINRVMQVEAYGPQVQNREEFKAVGDLRSAYYSSDSNARIHAAQKRLIHAEASVQLADVLTTFADSPAILAPRQYNPTTTRIPGQIVHVGAPRIPQKAPPHATRSGRSYGFYSLPVPALFRYLLQGYIHNPEVLSGHGSLEVYSQLSTGTSFTDITIIPEGTTFTVWAEHGKPITFKLGNYI
- a CDS encoding transposase codes for the protein GWWTNPWRMLLSALAYTITQALREIGLSGTELCCAQCSTIRSKLIKVGAVIVRNSRRIHLSLSSGYPLQSLWLRIADNLNIRPG